In the genome of Geotrypetes seraphini chromosome 16, aGeoSer1.1, whole genome shotgun sequence, one region contains:
- the TUBB4A gene encoding tubulin beta-4A chain produces MREIVHLQAGQCGNQIGAKFWEVISDEHGIDPTGTYHGDGDLQLERINVYYNEASGGKYVPRAVLVDLEPGTMDSVRSGPFGQIFRPDNFVFGQSGAGNNWAKGHYTEGAELVDSVMDVVRKEAENCDCLQGFQLTHSLGGGTGSGMGTLLISKIREEYPDRIMNTFSVVPSPKVSDTVVEPYNATLSVHQLVENTDETFCIDNEALYDICFRTLKLTTPTYGDLNHLVSATMSGVTTCLRFPGQLNADLRKLAVNMVPFPRLHFFMPGFAPLTSRGSQQYRALTVPELTQQMFDAKNMMAACDPRHGRYLTVAAVFRGRMSMKEVDEQMLNVQNKNSSYFVEWIPNNVKTAVCDIPPRGLKMAATFIGNSTAIQELFKRISEQFTAMFRRKAFLHWYTGEGMDEMEFTEAESNMNDLVSEYQQYQDATAEEGEFEEDAEEEVA; encoded by the exons ATGCGCGAGATCGTTCACCTGCAGGCCGGCCAGTGCGGCAACCAGATCGGAGCCAag TTCTGGGAGGTGATTAGTGACGAGCATGGCATTGACCCCACTGGCACTTATCATGGAGATGGCGACCTGCAACTGGAAAGGATAAATGTCTACTACAATGAAGCCTCAG GTGGGAAATACGTGCCACGAGCAGTGCTTGTAGATCTGGAGCCTGGTACAATGGATTCTGTACGCTCTGGACCTTTTGGCCAGATCTTCCGTCCAGATAACTTTGTTTTTG GTCAGAGTGGTGCTGGGAACAACTGGGCAAAGGGTCACTACACAGAGGGTGCGGAGCTAGTGGACTCTGTGATGGATGTGGTGCGGAAGGAGGCGGAAAACTGTGACTGTCTGCAGGGCTTCCAGCTCACACATTCCTTGGGTGGTGGCACGGGATCTGGTATGGGCACCCTGCTCATCAGCAAAATCCGAGAAGAATACCCTGACAGAATCATGAATACATTCAGCGTGGTGCCTTCCCCCAAGGTGTCGGATACTGTGGTAGAGCCCTACAATGCCACCCTCTCTGTGCACCAGCTAGTGGAGAACACAGACGAGACCTTCTGCATTGATAACGAGGCGCTGTACGACATCTGCTTCCGCACCCTCAAGCTGACAACTCCTACCTATGGTGACCTCAACCACCTGGTCTCTGCCACCATGAGCGGTGTAACCACCTGTTTGCGCTTCCCCGGCCAGCTCAATGCGGACTTGCGGAAGCTGGCAGTGAATATGGTGCCCTTCCCCCGCCTGCATTTCTTCATGCCTGGGTTTGCCCCATTGACCAGCCGGGGTAGTCAGCAGTATCGTGCTCTCACAGTGCCAGAACTGACCCAGCAGATGTTTGATGCCAAGAAcatgatggcagcctgtgatccCCGGCACGGACGTTACTTGACTGTAGCGGCTGTGTTCCGTGGCCGCATGTCCATGAAAGAGGTGGACGAACAGATGCTAAATGTTCAGAACAAGAACAGTAGCTACTTTGTGGAGTGGATCCCCAACAATGTCAAGACGGCTGTGTGCGACATCCCACCACGGGGCCTCAAGATGGCAGCTACTTTCATCGGTAATAGCACTGCCATTCAGGAACTCTTCAAGCGCATCTCTGAGCAGTTCACAGCCATGTTCCGCCGCAAGGCTTTCCTCCACTGGTACACGGGTGAAGGTATGGATGAGATGGAGTTCACAGAGGCAGAGAGCAACATGAATGACTTGGTGTCGGAATACCAGCAGTATCAGGATGCTACCGCTGAGGAAGGAGAGTTTGAGGAGGATGCAGAAGAGGAAGTGGCGTGA